One part of the Lapillicoccus jejuensis genome encodes these proteins:
- a CDS encoding ABC transporter permease: MTTATPSTSGTLAVAPARAVPRLGGLNGTLLRIELRRVLRNRRQVVFTIVMPVVFYLLFGKGQDYSNQTAGHGNVTAYVMISMAVYGAMIATAGAGAAVATERAQGWSRQLRLTPLTPAAYVVAKILVAMVTGAVATAVVFATGLATGAHVDSVGIIVATALLSWAGSLVFAAFGLFIGYLVPSENVMQFIGPGLALLSFLGGLFVPLQSGSTFEVIARFTPLYGIAKVARAPLTGDPVQWWWLLNIAVWLLVFAGGAAWRMRRDTARV, translated from the coding sequence ATGACCACCGCCACCCCCTCCACGAGCGGCACCCTCGCCGTCGCGCCGGCGCGCGCCGTCCCCCGCCTCGGCGGGCTCAACGGCACGCTGCTGCGCATCGAGCTGCGCCGGGTGCTGCGCAACCGCCGCCAGGTCGTCTTCACGATCGTCATGCCGGTCGTGTTCTACCTGCTCTTCGGCAAGGGCCAGGACTACAGCAACCAGACCGCCGGCCACGGCAACGTCACCGCCTACGTGATGATCTCGATGGCCGTCTACGGCGCGATGATCGCCACCGCCGGGGCCGGAGCGGCCGTCGCCACCGAGCGGGCCCAGGGCTGGAGCCGGCAGCTGCGCCTGACCCCGCTCACCCCGGCGGCGTACGTCGTCGCCAAGATCCTCGTCGCGATGGTCACCGGCGCGGTCGCCACCGCCGTGGTCTTCGCGACGGGACTGGCCACCGGGGCGCACGTCGACTCGGTCGGGATCATCGTGGCCACGGCGCTGCTGTCCTGGGCCGGCTCGCTCGTCTTCGCCGCCTTCGGCCTGTTCATCGGCTACCTCGTCCCGAGCGAGAACGTCATGCAGTTCATCGGCCCCGGCCTGGCGCTGCTGTCCTTCCTCGGCGGCCTGTTCGTGCCGCTGCAGAGCGGGTCGACCTTCGAGGTCATCGCCCGCTTCACCCCGCTCTACGGCATCGCCAAGGTCGCCCGGGCGCCGCTGACCGGCGACCCGGTCCAGTGGTGGTGGCTGCTCAACATCGCGGTGTGGCTGCTCGTCTTCGCCGGCGGCGCCGCCTGGCGGATGCGCCGCGACACGGCCCGCGTCTGA
- a CDS encoding ABC transporter ATP-binding protein translates to MTSTSTRQGAPAIELRGLRKDFGPVHAVRGLDLTVEQGEIVAFLGPNGAGKTTTVDMVLGLSTPTAGSVRVLGREPRDAVAHGLVAAVMQTAGLLKDLTVRETLELTGSLFTHTSSVDAVMRRAGITEIAGRRVDKCSGGQQQRLRFAMALLSDPELLVLDEPTTGMDVEGRRDFWSAIRQDAGRGRTILFATHYLEEADAYADRIVLVRKGVVVADGTAAQIKAMAAGRTVRATLPGASEAMLTDLPGADGIEIRGDSVLVHSTDTDAVARWLLTRTDARDLEIAARGIEDAFIALTSDHQDDAAGPAADARVPQTTGSPA, encoded by the coding sequence ATGACCTCCACCAGCACCCGCCAGGGCGCCCCCGCCATCGAGCTGCGCGGCCTGCGCAAGGACTTCGGCCCCGTGCACGCCGTCCGCGGTCTCGACCTCACGGTCGAGCAGGGTGAGATCGTCGCCTTCCTCGGCCCCAACGGCGCCGGCAAGACGACGACCGTCGACATGGTCCTCGGCCTGTCCACCCCGACCGCCGGCTCTGTGCGCGTCCTCGGCCGCGAGCCGCGCGACGCCGTCGCGCACGGCCTCGTCGCCGCCGTCATGCAGACCGCCGGCCTGCTCAAGGACCTCACCGTCCGCGAGACCCTCGAGCTGACCGGCTCGCTCTTCACCCACACGAGCAGCGTCGACGCCGTCATGCGCCGCGCCGGCATCACCGAGATCGCCGGCCGCCGGGTCGACAAGTGCTCGGGCGGGCAGCAGCAGCGGCTGCGCTTCGCCATGGCGCTGCTCAGCGACCCCGAGCTGCTCGTCCTCGACGAGCCGACGACGGGCATGGACGTCGAGGGCCGGCGCGACTTCTGGTCGGCCATCCGCCAGGACGCCGGCCGCGGCCGCACCATCCTCTTCGCCACGCACTACCTCGAGGAGGCCGACGCCTACGCCGACCGGATCGTCCTCGTGCGCAAGGGCGTCGTCGTCGCCGACGGGACCGCCGCGCAGATCAAGGCGATGGCCGCCGGCCGCACCGTCCGGGCCACCCTGCCCGGCGCGAGCGAGGCGATGCTCACCGACCTGCCGGGCGCCGACGGCATCGAGATCCGCGGCGACAGCGTCCTCGTGCACAGCACCGACACCGACGCCGTGGCCCGCTGGCTGCTCACCCGCACCGACGCCCGTGACCTCGAGATCGCCGCCCGCGGCATCGAGGACGCGTTCATCGCGCTCACCTCCGACCACCAGGACGACGCCGCCGGCCCCGCCGCCGACGCCCGCGTCCCCCAGACCACCGGGAGCCCCGCATGA
- a CDS encoding glycine--tRNA ligase — protein MAKETSIVDTVVSLCKRRGFVFPSGEIYGGTRSAWDYGPLGVELKDNIKRQWWRSMVQQRDDVVGLDSSIILPRETWVASGHVATFSDPLVECLSCHKRYRGDHLQEAEAEKRAKKGDAVDPDDIPLTEIVCTNCGTRGRWTEPRQFSGLLKTFLGVVEDESGLHYLRPETAQGIFLNFLNVQQSARMKPPFGIAQIGKSFRNEITPGNFIFRTREFEQMEMEFFVKPGEDEAWHQTWIDTRTQWYVDLGIKADNLRHFEHPKEKLSHYSKRTVDIEYRFRFAGSEWGELEGIANRTDFDLRTHSEHSGTDLSYFDQASGERYTPYVIEPAAGLSRSLMTFLVDAYAEDEAPDTKGGVRKRVVLRLDPRLAPVKAAILPLSRNADLSPKARDLATALRRNWNVEFDDAGSIGKRYSRHDEIGTPYCLTVDFDTLEDQAVTVRSRDTMSQERVGLDQVEGWLAQRLPGC, from the coding sequence ATGGCCAAGGAGACCAGCATCGTCGACACCGTCGTCAGCCTCTGCAAGCGCAGGGGCTTCGTCTTCCCGTCGGGGGAGATCTACGGCGGCACGCGGTCGGCCTGGGACTACGGCCCGCTCGGCGTCGAGCTCAAGGACAACATCAAGCGCCAGTGGTGGCGCTCGATGGTCCAGCAGCGCGACGACGTCGTCGGCCTGGACTCCTCGATCATCCTGCCGCGCGAGACGTGGGTGGCCTCGGGCCACGTCGCGACCTTCTCCGACCCGCTCGTCGAGTGCCTCTCCTGCCACAAGCGCTACCGCGGCGACCACCTGCAGGAGGCCGAGGCCGAGAAGCGCGCCAAGAAGGGCGACGCCGTCGACCCCGACGACATCCCGCTCACCGAGATCGTCTGCACCAACTGCGGCACCCGCGGCCGGTGGACCGAGCCGCGTCAGTTCTCCGGCCTGCTCAAGACCTTCCTCGGCGTCGTCGAGGACGAGTCCGGCCTGCACTACCTGCGCCCGGAGACCGCGCAGGGCATCTTCCTCAACTTCCTCAACGTCCAGCAGAGCGCCCGGATGAAGCCGCCGTTCGGCATCGCCCAGATCGGCAAGTCGTTCCGCAACGAGATCACCCCGGGCAACTTCATCTTCCGCACCCGCGAGTTCGAGCAGATGGAGATGGAGTTCTTCGTCAAGCCCGGCGAGGACGAGGCCTGGCACCAGACCTGGATCGACACGCGCACCCAGTGGTACGTCGACCTCGGCATCAAGGCCGACAACCTGCGCCACTTCGAGCACCCGAAGGAGAAGCTGTCGCACTACTCGAAGCGCACCGTCGACATCGAGTACCGCTTCCGCTTCGCCGGCTCCGAGTGGGGCGAGCTCGAGGGCATCGCCAACCGCACCGACTTCGACCTGCGCACCCACAGCGAGCACTCCGGCACCGACCTGTCGTACTTCGACCAGGCCTCGGGGGAGCGCTACACGCCCTACGTCATCGAGCCGGCGGCGGGCCTCTCGCGCTCGCTCATGACCTTCCTCGTCGACGCCTACGCCGAGGACGAGGCCCCCGACACCAAGGGCGGGGTGCGCAAGCGCGTCGTCCTGCGCCTCGACCCGCGCCTCGCGCCGGTCAAGGCGGCCATCCTCCCGCTGAGCCGCAACGCCGACCTCTCGCCCAAGGCCCGCGACCTCGCGACCGCGTTGCGCCGGAACTGGAACGTCGAGTTCGACGACGCCGGCTCGATCGGCAAGCGCTACAGCCGCCACGACGAGATCGGCACGCCGTACTGCCTCACCGTCGACTTCGACACCCTCGAGGACCAGGCCGTCACGGTGCGTTCCCGCGACACCATGTCCCAGGAGAGGGTCGGGCTCGACCAGGTCGAGGGCTGGCTCGCCCAGCGCCTGCCCGGCTGCTGA
- a CDS encoding DUF6703 family protein — translation MSHPTSPPPTDGPSGPPALPLRSRVEHAVHPWLERLNRVPRLALGALVLVLLVVGVVVPHVGWVATALVALFVAGLVWVTWPQCRPPERLMRLAVLGVVVAMTVVQAVPRG, via the coding sequence GTGAGTCACCCCACCAGCCCGCCCCCCACGGACGGTCCGAGCGGCCCTCCCGCGCTGCCGCTGCGCTCGCGGGTGGAGCACGCCGTGCACCCGTGGCTGGAGCGGCTCAACCGGGTGCCCCGGCTCGCCCTCGGGGCGCTCGTCCTGGTCCTGCTCGTCGTCGGCGTCGTCGTCCCCCACGTCGGGTGGGTGGCCACGGCGCTCGTGGCCCTCTTCGTCGCCGGCCTGGTCTGGGTGACCTGGCCGCAGTGCCGCCCCCCGGAGCGGCTGATGCGGCTGGCCGTGCTCGGGGTCGTCGTGGCCATGACCGTCGTGCAGGCGGTCCCGCGCGGCTGA
- a CDS encoding metal ABC transporter substrate-binding protein — protein MSRRLTAPALLLGLGLAATTALSACSGTGSSSSAAARADGRLAVVASFYPLQYAVQQIGGEHVTVTSLTKPGAEPHDVELTPQDVASVSTASLVVYEKSFQPAVDEAVAQEGQGHAFDVAPTADLTLAAPAEDGEAPAAGAKDPHFWLDPQRYAAVAKALGARLAELDPAHAASYGSATSAFVAKLSALDTAFREGTRTCERRQLVTSHAAFGYLSQRYGFTQVPITGLDPEVEPSAQDLARVADFVRANEVTTIYAETLVEPKFADTVARSTGATVATLDPLEGLTSASKGSDYLEVMRSNLTALRAGQSCS, from the coding sequence ATGTCCCGCCGCCTGACCGCCCCCGCCCTGCTCCTCGGCCTCGGCCTCGCCGCGACGACGGCCCTGTCCGCCTGCTCGGGCACCGGGTCGTCGTCCTCCGCCGCCGCGAGGGCGGACGGGAGGCTGGCCGTCGTTGCCTCGTTCTACCCGCTCCAGTACGCCGTCCAGCAGATCGGCGGCGAGCACGTCACCGTCACCAGCCTCACCAAGCCCGGGGCCGAGCCGCACGACGTCGAGCTGACCCCGCAGGACGTCGCGTCGGTCTCGACCGCCTCGCTCGTCGTCTACGAGAAGAGCTTCCAGCCGGCCGTCGACGAGGCCGTCGCCCAGGAGGGCCAGGGCCACGCGTTCGACGTGGCCCCGACCGCCGACCTCACCCTGGCCGCGCCCGCCGAGGACGGCGAGGCCCCCGCCGCGGGGGCCAAGGACCCGCACTTCTGGCTCGACCCGCAGCGGTACGCCGCCGTCGCGAAGGCCCTCGGGGCGCGGCTCGCCGAGCTCGACCCGGCGCACGCGGCGTCGTACGGGAGCGCGACGAGCGCCTTCGTCGCGAAGCTGAGCGCCCTCGACACCGCCTTCCGCGAGGGCACGAGGACCTGCGAGCGGCGACAGCTCGTCACCAGCCACGCCGCCTTCGGCTACCTGTCCCAGCGGTACGGCTTCACGCAGGTGCCGATCACCGGCCTCGACCCCGAGGTCGAGCCGTCGGCGCAGGACCTCGCCCGGGTCGCCGACTTCGTCCGGGCCAACGAGGTGACGACGATCTACGCCGAGACCCTCGTCGAGCCGAAGTTCGCCGACACCGTCGCCCGCTCCACCGGCGCGACCGTCGCGACCCTGGACCCGCTGGAGGGGCTGACCTCCGCCTCGAAGGGGTCGGACTACCTTGAGGTCATGCGCTCGAACCTCACCGCGCTGCGCGCGGGCCAGAGCTGCTCGTGA
- a CDS encoding metal ABC transporter ATP-binding protein, with protein sequence MSPTDPAPVLRLRDAAFGYGDRPVVAHVDLTVSPGEVVAVLGPNGSGKSTIVRGVLGLTDHLGGDVELFGVPRREFRQHTRVGYVPQRHTLSASVRATVREIVATGRLGHQGLLARLSRTDKQVVDRALDTVGLADRWAADVSTLSGGQQRRVLIARALASEPDVLLMDEPTAGVDAANQHVLADVLDRLAAGGTTMLLVTHELEAFRDVVTHVVVVDLGRVTWQGPAAEFHRDPGAVLHEHHSHHHDGEDEHHGPPAGRAVVPSGPLDRAPRREARRA encoded by the coding sequence GTGAGCCCGACGGACCCCGCTCCCGTCCTGCGGCTGCGGGACGCCGCCTTCGGGTACGGCGACCGCCCCGTCGTCGCGCACGTCGACCTCACCGTCTCCCCCGGCGAGGTCGTCGCCGTGCTCGGGCCCAACGGCTCGGGCAAGTCGACCATCGTCCGCGGGGTCCTCGGGCTGACCGACCACCTCGGCGGCGACGTCGAGCTGTTCGGGGTGCCGCGCCGGGAGTTCCGCCAGCACACCCGGGTCGGCTACGTGCCCCAGCGGCACACCCTGTCCGCCTCGGTGCGGGCCACCGTGCGCGAGATCGTCGCCACCGGCCGGCTGGGGCACCAGGGCCTGCTCGCCCGGCTCTCGCGCACCGACAAGCAGGTCGTCGACCGGGCCCTGGACACGGTCGGGCTGGCCGACCGGTGGGCGGCCGACGTCTCGACCCTCTCCGGTGGGCAGCAGCGGCGCGTGCTCATCGCGCGCGCCCTGGCCTCCGAGCCCGACGTCCTGCTCATGGACGAGCCCACGGCCGGGGTCGACGCCGCCAACCAGCACGTCCTCGCCGACGTGCTGGACCGCCTCGCCGCCGGCGGGACGACCATGCTGCTCGTCACCCACGAGCTCGAGGCGTTCCGCGACGTCGTCACCCACGTCGTCGTCGTCGACCTCGGCCGGGTGACCTGGCAGGGGCCGGCGGCCGAGTTCCACCGCGACCCCGGCGCCGTCCTGCACGAGCACCACAGCCACCACCACGACGGCGAGGACGAGCACCACGGCCCGCCCGCGGGCCGCGCCGTCGTCCCGTCGGGCCCGCTCGACCGCGCCCCGCGCCGGGAGGCCCGCCGTGCTTGA
- a CDS encoding metal ABC transporter permease codes for MLDLLAYDFMQRALLAAVLVGLVAPLVGIFLVQRRLSLIGDGMGHVALAGVAVGLLTNTSPVWAALVLAVVAAVVVELIRAGGRTSGDVALALIFYGGIALGVVVIGKAPGGTPANLTAYLFGAITTVRPEDLWVFAVLGLVVLVGTWALRPRLFAVANDEEYARASGMPVLAVNLVLGVLTAVTVVVSMRIVGLLLISALMIVPNAAAQLLARSFAGAMRWASLIGLLCAVGGVVVSYEADTPSGGTIVLLAIATYLVVAVGAAVVHRARGRHHRAASRHAHEHGLDCGHPAVAHGDHVDYLHDGHRHAPHEGHYDEHGDRRPDPDRRPEQEVSR; via the coding sequence GTGCTTGACCTGCTCGCCTACGACTTCATGCAGCGGGCCCTGCTGGCGGCCGTGCTCGTGGGCCTCGTCGCCCCGCTCGTCGGGATCTTCCTCGTCCAGCGACGCCTCTCGCTCATCGGCGACGGGATGGGGCACGTGGCCCTCGCCGGCGTCGCCGTCGGCCTGCTGACGAACACCAGCCCGGTCTGGGCGGCGCTGGTCCTCGCCGTCGTCGCGGCGGTCGTCGTCGAGCTGATCCGGGCCGGTGGCCGCACCAGCGGCGACGTCGCCCTCGCGCTGATCTTCTACGGCGGCATCGCCCTCGGCGTCGTCGTCATCGGCAAGGCCCCCGGCGGCACCCCGGCCAACCTCACGGCCTACCTCTTCGGCGCCATCACGACGGTGCGACCCGAGGACCTGTGGGTCTTCGCCGTGCTCGGCCTCGTCGTCCTCGTCGGCACCTGGGCGCTGCGGCCGCGGCTGTTCGCCGTCGCCAACGACGAGGAGTACGCGCGGGCGAGCGGGATGCCGGTCCTCGCCGTCAACCTCGTGCTCGGCGTCCTCACCGCGGTCACCGTCGTCGTCTCGATGCGGATCGTCGGGCTGCTGCTCATCAGCGCGCTGATGATCGTGCCCAACGCCGCCGCCCAGCTGCTCGCCCGCAGCTTCGCCGGCGCGATGCGCTGGGCCTCGCTCATCGGCCTGCTCTGCGCGGTCGGCGGCGTCGTCGTCTCCTACGAGGCCGACACCCCGTCGGGCGGCACGATCGTCCTGCTCGCCATCGCGACCTACCTCGTCGTCGCCGTCGGCGCCGCGGTCGTGCACCGGGCGCGCGGGCGCCACCACCGGGCGGCGTCCCGGCACGCGCACGAGCACGGCCTCGACTGCGGGCACCCGGCGGTCGCCCACGGCGACCACGTCGACTACCTGCACGACGGCCACCGGCACGCCCCGCACGAGGGCCACTACGACGAGCACGGGGACCGGCGGCCCGACCCGGACCGCCGCCCCGAGCAGGAGGTGTCCCGATGA
- a CDS encoding Fur family transcriptional regulator has protein sequence MTTTPRRPTRQQALVADALAGGGEFTSAQDLHARLRADGSTVGLATVYRTLQNLAADGAVDVLRTDDGEAVYRRCSRGHHHHLVCRHCGRTVEVEGPAVERWAAAVSAEHGFTDPEHTVEIVGTCSDCTARA, from the coding sequence ATGACGACCACGCCCCGCCGACCGACCCGCCAGCAGGCCCTCGTCGCCGACGCCCTCGCCGGCGGCGGCGAGTTCACCTCGGCCCAGGACCTGCACGCGCGGCTGCGCGCCGACGGCAGCACCGTGGGCCTGGCGACGGTCTACCGGACCCTGCAGAACCTCGCGGCCGACGGCGCCGTCGACGTGCTGCGCACCGACGACGGCGAGGCGGTCTACCGCCGGTGCAGCCGCGGCCACCACCACCACCTCGTGTGCCGGCACTGCGGGCGCACCGTCGAGGTCGAGGGGCCGGCGGTCGAGCGCTGGGCGGCCGCGGTCAGCGCCGAGCACGGGTTCACCGACCCCGAGCACACGGTCGAGATCGTCGGGACCTGCTCGGACTGCACCGCCCGGGCGTAG
- a CDS encoding helix-turn-helix domain-containing protein, with protein MVLSVLGLDDLENRLYERLLDVSSASADRLAPDVGADVAEVVLALAGLEARGLVARSSRHPDQVTAAPPDVGLGSLIAERQAALRRAQQAVPALVQRYRQAVGGRDGSDVVDVVLGAEAVAQRAVQLQHGARREVLTLLPGDPPAAVQDALDRERAVPRGVEHRLVVARAVLEQPGLLERLTDPAGRPEQVRVATHLPLRLLVTDRALALVPLSSGSGSGGTADGAGALLVRPSGLLDALVALFDLVWQRGHRVVGARDGGAQLASTPLDALDLRILTLLLSGLTDQSIGKQLGLSLRTVQRRARALMDATGVSTRLQLGYEVARRGWV; from the coding sequence GTGGTGCTCAGCGTCCTCGGGCTCGACGACCTCGAGAACCGGCTCTACGAGCGGTTGCTCGACGTCTCGTCCGCCTCGGCCGACCGGCTCGCGCCGGACGTGGGGGCCGACGTGGCCGAGGTGGTGCTCGCCCTCGCGGGTCTCGAGGCGCGGGGCCTCGTCGCGCGCTCGAGCCGGCACCCCGACCAGGTGACCGCGGCGCCCCCCGACGTCGGCCTCGGCTCGCTCATCGCCGAGCGGCAGGCGGCGCTGCGCCGCGCCCAGCAGGCCGTGCCGGCGCTGGTGCAGCGCTACCGCCAGGCGGTCGGCGGCCGCGACGGGAGCGACGTCGTCGACGTCGTCCTCGGCGCCGAGGCCGTGGCCCAGCGTGCCGTCCAGCTGCAGCACGGGGCGCGTCGGGAGGTCCTCACGCTGCTGCCCGGCGACCCGCCCGCAGCGGTCCAGGACGCGCTGGACCGCGAGCGCGCCGTCCCGCGGGGGGTGGAGCACCGGCTCGTCGTCGCGCGCGCCGTGCTCGAGCAGCCCGGGCTGCTGGAGCGGCTCACCGACCCGGCGGGCCGGCCGGAGCAGGTGCGGGTCGCCACGCACCTGCCGCTGCGCCTGCTCGTCACCGACCGCGCCCTGGCCCTCGTGCCGCTGTCGTCGGGGTCGGGCTCCGGTGGGACGGCGGACGGGGCCGGGGCCCTGCTCGTGCGCCCGAGCGGGCTGCTCGACGCCCTCGTCGCGCTCTTCGACCTCGTCTGGCAGCGGGGGCACCGGGTCGTCGGCGCGCGCGACGGCGGGGCCCAGCTCGCCTCGACCCCGTTGGACGCGCTCGACCTGCGCATCCTCACGCTGCTGCTCTCCGGGCTGACCGACCAGAGCATCGGCAAGCAGCTGGGCCTGTCGCTGCGGACCGTGCAGCGCCGGGCCCGGGCGCTCATGGACGCCACCGGGGTCTCGACGCGGCTCCAGCTCGGGTACGAGGTCGCCCGCCGCGGCTGGGTCTGA
- a CDS encoding dihydrolipoyl dehydrogenase family protein has product MPSGQQRRGQGQRGQQERDTWDVVVLGGGPAGENAADYAVRGTDRTAVIVESELVGGECSYWACMPSKALLRSVQVAEVARGLPGLAGRLSKRGLDVGAVLGRRDTFTSHLDDSGQVRWANGAGIDVLRGTARLAGPRTVEVTDAEGSTRTVTAREAVVLATGTRATVPDVPGLAEALPWTSRDVTNLHQVPKRVVVLGGGVVACEAATWLLGLGVEELTLVERGDHLLGRAEPFAGELVREALEARGARVLLGREVTRVTRESPRDKGIGHIAGGPVTVHLGRRGSVTADEVVVATGRTPNTADLGLEAVGLADAVAGNRGYVPVDDRLQVQGVTGQWLYAVGDVNGRALLTHMGKYQGRIAGAVIAARARGERAVGREYRDVASARAVPSVTFTSPEVASVGLTEAAARDAGVDVETVEYDLAAVAGASLLRDDYTGRAKLVVDRATDLLVGATFVGEGSAELLHSATVAIVGKVTLADLWHAVPSYPTVSEVWLRLLETRRTAS; this is encoded by the coding sequence ATGCCGAGCGGACAGCAGCGACGTGGTCAGGGGCAGCGGGGACAGCAGGAGCGGGACACCTGGGACGTCGTCGTCCTCGGAGGCGGACCGGCCGGGGAGAACGCGGCTGACTACGCCGTCCGCGGCACCGACCGGACCGCGGTCATCGTCGAGAGCGAGCTCGTCGGCGGGGAGTGCTCCTACTGGGCCTGCATGCCGAGCAAGGCGCTGCTGCGCAGCGTCCAGGTCGCCGAGGTCGCCCGCGGTCTGCCCGGGCTCGCCGGCCGGCTGAGCAAGCGGGGTCTCGACGTCGGCGCCGTCCTCGGCCGGCGCGACACCTTCACCTCCCACCTCGACGACAGCGGGCAGGTCCGCTGGGCCAACGGCGCGGGCATCGACGTCCTGCGCGGCACCGCCCGCCTGGCCGGCCCGCGCACCGTCGAGGTCACCGACGCCGAGGGGTCGACGCGCACGGTCACCGCGCGCGAGGCGGTCGTCCTCGCGACCGGCACGCGGGCCACCGTCCCCGACGTCCCCGGCCTCGCCGAGGCGCTGCCGTGGACCTCGCGGGACGTCACCAACCTGCACCAGGTCCCGAAGCGCGTCGTCGTCCTCGGCGGCGGGGTCGTCGCCTGCGAGGCGGCGACCTGGCTGCTCGGCCTCGGCGTCGAGGAGCTCACCCTGGTCGAGCGCGGCGACCACCTCCTCGGGCGGGCCGAGCCGTTCGCCGGCGAGCTGGTCCGTGAGGCCCTCGAGGCCCGCGGCGCTCGTGTCCTGCTCGGTCGCGAGGTCACCCGGGTGACGCGGGAGTCCCCGCGCGACAAGGGGATCGGGCACATCGCCGGCGGGCCGGTCACGGTGCACCTCGGCCGGCGCGGGTCGGTCACCGCCGACGAGGTCGTCGTCGCCACCGGGCGCACGCCGAACACCGCGGACCTCGGCCTCGAGGCGGTCGGCCTCGCCGACGCGGTCGCCGGGAACCGCGGCTACGTCCCCGTCGACGACCGTCTGCAGGTCCAGGGCGTGACCGGGCAGTGGCTGTACGCCGTCGGCGACGTCAACGGCCGCGCCCTGCTCACCCACATGGGCAAGTACCAGGGCCGGATCGCCGGGGCGGTCATCGCGGCGCGGGCCCGGGGGGAGCGCGCGGTCGGCCGGGAGTACCGGGACGTGGCGAGCGCCCGCGCGGTCCCGTCGGTGACCTTCACCAGCCCCGAGGTCGCGAGCGTCGGCCTCACCGAGGCGGCCGCCCGCGACGCGGGGGTCGACGTCGAGACGGTCGAGTACGACCTCGCCGCGGTCGCGGGGGCGTCGCTGCTGCGCGACGACTACACCGGCCGGGCCAAGCTCGTCGTCGACCGGGCCACGGACCTCCTCGTCGGCGCGACCTTCGTCGGGGAGGGCAGCGCCGAGCTGCTGCACTCGGCGACCGTCGCGATCGTGGGGAAGGTGACGCTGGCCGACCTGTGGCACGCCGTGCCGTCGTACCCCACCGTGAGCGAGGTGTGGCTGCGGCTGCTGGAGACCCGCCGTACGGCGTCCTGA
- a CDS encoding isoprenyl transferase: MSAGPRPGPYERPFPHPSGATPPPVPADLVPRHVALIMDGNGRWANARGLSRTKGHEAGEASLLDVVAGAVELGIGHLSAYAFSTENWRRSPDEVRFLMGFNRDVIRRRRDQLHAWGVRMHWVGRAPRLWRSVVKELEVAQELTRHNTGLQLYFCVNYGGRAEIGDAARRIAQDVAAGRLKASSVDERTVARYLDVPTMPDVDLFVRSSGEQRTSNFLPWQSVYAEMVFQDTLWPDYDRRHLWQAVETYAARDRRYGGAVDAPSTPPDRPGA, encoded by the coding sequence GTGAGCGCGGGGCCGCGCCCCGGACCGTACGAGCGCCCCTTCCCGCACCCGAGCGGGGCGACGCCGCCGCCGGTGCCGGCCGACCTCGTCCCGCGGCACGTCGCCCTCATCATGGACGGCAACGGGCGGTGGGCCAACGCCCGCGGCCTGTCGCGCACCAAGGGCCACGAGGCCGGGGAGGCCTCGCTGCTCGACGTCGTCGCGGGGGCGGTGGAGCTCGGCATCGGGCACCTGTCGGCCTACGCCTTCTCGACCGAGAACTGGCGCAGGTCGCCCGACGAGGTGCGCTTCCTCATGGGCTTCAACCGCGACGTCATCCGCCGGCGCCGCGACCAGCTGCACGCCTGGGGCGTGCGGATGCACTGGGTCGGGCGGGCGCCCCGGCTGTGGCGCTCGGTGGTCAAGGAGCTCGAGGTCGCGCAGGAGCTGACGCGGCACAACACCGGCCTGCAGCTGTACTTCTGCGTCAACTACGGCGGCCGGGCCGAGATCGGCGACGCGGCGCGCCGCATCGCGCAGGACGTCGCCGCCGGGCGGCTCAAGGCGTCGTCGGTCGACGAGCGGACGGTCGCGCGCTACCTCGACGTGCCGACGATGCCCGACGTCGACCTCTTCGTGCGCTCCTCGGGGGAGCAGCGGACCTCGAACTTCCTGCCGTGGCAGTCGGTCTACGCCGAGATGGTGTTCCAGGACACCTTGTGGCCCGACTACGACCGCCGCCACCTGTGGCAGGCCGTGGAGACCTACGCCGCCCGCGACCGCCGGTACGGCGGCGCGGTCGACGCCCCGTCGACCCCACCGGACCGGCCCGGCGCCTAG